The proteins below are encoded in one region of Scylla paramamosain isolate STU-SP2022 chromosome 8, ASM3559412v1, whole genome shotgun sequence:
- the LOC135102620 gene encoding transmembrane protein 135-like, translated as MGSFSKILPYSCYELGHCWKHSCSSASFEICIIGFIESIKIYGVVYLLTGLVNARKISMKYGKKALEELLNISLFPDSQCFWVHWLLLCCQKVEFESAKLQKCRKD; from the exons ATGGGGAGCTTCAGCAAGATCCTGCCATACTCCTGCTATGAGCTCGGCCACTGCTGGAAACACTCGTGCTCCTCAGCCTCCTTTGAAATCTGTATCATTGGGTTCATTGAAAGCATCAAAATCTATGGTGTGGTGTACTTG CTAACCGGTCTTGTGAATGCTCGGAAAATAAGTATGAAGTATGGAAAAAAAGCTCTTGAAGAACTACTTAACATCAGTTTGTTTCCTGACAGTCAATGCTTTTGGGTACATTGGCTCCTACTGTGTTGTCAG AAGGTGGAATTTGAGTCGGCCAAGCTtcagaaatgcaggaaggattAG
- the LOC135102621 gene encoding proton channel OtopLc-like — protein sequence MVLLLLSAIIPLTQTTLQTTFILGATRHCCYNSEQLERKPGREMVTFLLMCNFAMWAMNTSETSRADAHPAQLNLYGIWTWTIISMPLALICV from the exons atggtgctgctgctgttgtctgccatcatccccctgacacagaccaccctgcagaccaccttcatcctgggtgccacacgtcactgctgctacaactcagagcaactggagcgcaaaccaggaagggaaatg GTTACCTTCTTGTTGATGTGCAATTTTGCTATGTGGGCGATGAACACCTCTGAGACATCACGAGCAGATGCCCATCCAGCACAGCTCAACTTGTATGGAATCTGGACCTGGACCATCATATCAATGCCACTGGCTTTGATATGTGTTTGA